One Streptomyces sp. NBC_00554 DNA segment encodes these proteins:
- a CDS encoding TIGR03085 family metal-binding protein has product MSTHAKRERLLLADLLEAEGPDAPTLCEGWNTRDLAAHVVVRERRADAAGGTWIKQLAPRLERVMTEFAEKPYEELIQLIRTGPPRFSPFSLKQIDEAANVIEFYVHTEDVRRAQPDWTPRALDPVFQDALWSRLERTARLTGRSAPTGLVLRRPDGQTAVAHKGTPVVTVTGEPSELLMFAFGRQQVADVELDGDKDAIAKLHEAKQLGL; this is encoded by the coding sequence ATGCGAAGCGTGAACGACTTCTCCTCGCCGACCTGTTGGAGGCCGAGGGCCCGGACGCCCCCACTCTGTGCGAGGGCTGGAACACCCGTGATCTCGCCGCGCACGTGGTGGTGCGTGAGCGCCGTGCCGACGCCGCGGGAGGGACCTGGATCAAACAGCTCGCGCCGCGTCTGGAGCGGGTGATGACGGAGTTCGCCGAGAAGCCGTACGAGGAGCTGATCCAGCTGATCCGTACGGGTCCGCCGCGTTTCTCCCCGTTCTCGCTGAAGCAGATCGACGAGGCGGCGAACGTCATCGAGTTCTACGTCCACACCGAGGACGTACGCCGTGCGCAGCCGGACTGGACGCCGCGCGCCCTCGACCCGGTCTTCCAGGACGCCCTGTGGTCCCGTCTGGAGCGCACGGCCCGGCTGACGGGACGCAGCGCCCCGACGGGCCTTGTGCTGCGCCGGCCGGACGGCCAGACGGCGGTCGCGCACAAGGGCACGCCAGTCGTGACGGTGACCGGCGAGCCCTCGGAGCTGCTGATGTTCGCCTTCGGCCGGCAGCAGGTGGCCGATGTCGAGCTGGACGGCGACAAGGACGCGATCGCGAAGCTGCACGAGGCGAAGCAGCTCGGTCTCTGA